One window of the Melanotaenia boesemani isolate fMelBoe1 chromosome 14, fMelBoe1.pri, whole genome shotgun sequence genome contains the following:
- the LOC121652549 gene encoding GTP-binding protein REM 2-like, with product MPTDVPEDRLGKEENANKCDSMTLSSTPTVRRGSTPLPIKHQLRREEAVHDDCDWTSSAAGPSVSPNSFTSILDATPIVAVEGRPYGPLRITLLGQNGVGKSSLAIALAGDMDRTASVDSDGEGYVRTVTVDDEESTIIIYDNWRQDLSVLQCEVCVLVFSVTDRRSFHRTAQLRLLLRENQPQTPIILVGNKSDLVRTREVTSQEAMSSAALFNCLYLEISASLDHRTPELLECAVRLARGQPPWPPGTSADDMSGDGQRESITSRAKRFLSSLVPRYPREREVSKFLRQKSRSCHDLGAL from the exons ATGCCGACAGATGTGCCCGAAGACAGGCTCGGCAAAGAGGAGAATGCAAACAAG TGTGATAGTATGACTCTGTCCAGCACCCCGACAGTTCGCAGAGGAAGCACTCCTCTGCCAATAAAGCACCAACTCAGGCGAGAAGAAGCTGTCCATGATGACTGTGACTGGACATCAAGTGCTGCTGGGCCTTCAGTTTCACCAAACAGTTTTACCTCCATCTTGGATGCCACCCCGATTGTGGCTGTAGAGGGCAGACCTTATGGGCCATTAAGGATCACCCTGCTAGGGCAGAACGGCGTTGGGAAATCCTCTCTGGCCATCGCCCTCGCCGGGGACATGGACAGAACTGCGTCCGTGGATTCTGATG GGGAGGGTTATGTTCGCACAGTCACTGTGGATGATGAGGAGAGCACCATCATTATCTATGACAACTGGAGACAG GACCTGTCGGTTCTCCAGTGTGAAGTGTGTGTCCTGGTGTTTTCGGTAACTGACAGGCGCAGTTTCCACCGCACCGCTCAACTCCGACTTCTCCTGAGAGAGAATCAGCCCCAGACTCCCATAATCCTCGTTGGTAACAAGAGTGACCTCGTTCGCACGCGTGAGGTCACGTCTCAAG AAGCCATGTCCAGCGCTGCCCTCTTCAACTGTCTGTATCTGGAGATCTCCGCCTCCCTGGATCATCGTACGCCAGAGCTCCTGGAGTGTGCAGTGCGACTAGCCAGGGGTCAGCCCCCATGGCCTCCAGGGACCAGTGCCGATGACATGAGCGGAGATGGCCAACGTGAAAGCATCACCTCGCGTGCCAAACGTTTCCTTTCAAGCTTGGTGCCACGGTACCCACGTGAGCGAGAAGTAAGCAAGTTCCTGAGGCAGAAGTCCCGCTCGTGCCACGACCTTGGGGCGCTGTGA
- the paics gene encoding multifunctional protein ADE2 isoform X1, with the protein MERAAERQRGDDREVVEEKGSVERQWGEAEVLALMSVWDEIGAQHVAESRATFELISERLRRLSVVRSWRECQAKSRSLGLQSRKSDAAAGTSANYSPGVDGRPVEGWEEDVGNQRGIYSSSIQIPMHEGIKSRIHPTLSFTSNVAEEGGRHWTDDEVRALLCVWADRSIRERLKSTLRNKCIFQEMARQMQRKFGVVRNWKQCRTKYKNLKYDYKTAKSAHVAGGSSAGSPGKYMKFFEEVEAILLDQGLENGTVEMQKKLYNGEMAAGRLQTPAGNTSDNEIVIEIDDDDNSDDYDIDGDIEAQWRGTETTLTHTDSCSSDHFHMVTVSDTGRNWSDQEVRALIQVWSDERICKQLESSTRKRDIFVQISNRLKQQGIERDWKQCHTKYKNLKYLYRSLQRGKTDEADPRRLMRFYDEVEAIMNHASNGSTHDGGAVDAAHSGVLATLDGSEENHEDDVYLTKINSVTEVVEEMDERTCSSDSVSSIATDVASNANDPKLHAVKDNRLDQHHRLTSTSERENTSSANRGMKRKAVDQDFTLQTAAKKPNTGHDSAHKLEAQCKEEQEHIPIIKIKSVCSMAHPNPSSQRQDCPRSNRTMASTSELNIGQKLNEGKTKQIFELVDQPGLVLVQSKDQITAGNAVRKDQMEGKAAIANKTTSCVFKLLRESGIKTAFVKQHTDTAFIAAHCEMIPIEWVCRRVATGSFLKRNPGVKEGYRFTPLKMEMFFKDDANNDPQWSEEQLLEAKFCLAGLTVGQCEVDIMNRSTVAIFEILEKAWATQNCTLVDMKIEFGVNVKTQEIVLADVIDNDSWRLWPAGDRSQQKDKQVYRDLKEVTPEAMQMVKRNFEWVSERVKLLLEPQANGRVVVLMGSTSDIAHCEKIRKACTSYGIPCILRVTSAHKGPDETLRIKAEYEGDGIPTVFVAVAGRSNGLGPVMSGNTVYPVINCPPLTPDWGAQDVWSSLRMPTGLGCSTVLSPEAAAKFAAQIFGLTDHLVWCKLRASMLNTWVALKLADKKLQACSL; encoded by the exons AtggagagagcagcagagagacaAAGAGGAGATGATagggaggtggtggaggaaaaaGGCTCGGTGGAAAGGCAGTGGGGGGAGGCAGAGGTGCTGGCTCTAATGTCAGTGTGGGATGAAATTGGAGCTCAGCATGTAGCAGAGAGCAGAGCCACATTTGAGTTGATCTCAGAGCGTCTGAGGCGGCTCAGTGTTGTGCGCAGCTGGCGGGAATGTCAGGCCAAGAGCAGAAGCCTGGGACTTCAGAGCAGGAAGTCTGACGCAGCAGCAGGCACATCAGCAAACTACAGCCCAGGAGTGGATGGAAGGCCAGTGGAGGGCTGGGAGGAAGATGTGGGTAATCAAAGAGGAATCTACTCTTCCTCAATCCAAATACCAATGCATGAAG GAATCAAGAGTCGAATCCATCCAACTCTTTCGTTCACTTCAAATGTGGCTGAAGAAGGAGGGCGCCACTGGACAGATGATGAGGTGCGGGCGCTGTTGTGCGTCTGGGCCGACCGGAGTATTCGGGAGCGCCTGAAAAGCACGCTACGCAACAAGTGCATCTTCCAAGAGATGGCCCGTCAGATGCAGAGAAAGTTTGGGGTGGTGCGCAACTGGAAACAGTGTCGAACCAAATATAAGAATCTGAAGTATGACTACAAGACAGCTAAAAGTGCTCATGTGGCTGGAGGAAGCAGTGCAGGAAGCCCAGGGAAGTACATGAAGTTTTTTGAAGAGGTGGAAGCTATCCTGCTTGACCAAGGACTAGAAAATGGGACCGTGGAAATGCAGAAGAAGTTGTATAATGGAGAAATGGCAGCAGGGAGGCTACAAACACCAGCAGGCAATACCTCAGATAATGAGATTGTCATAGAAATTGATGATG ATGACAACAGTGATGACTATGACATTGATGGAGACATAGAAGCACAATGGAGAGGCACAG AGACCACTTTAACACATACAGATTCATGCAGCTCCGACCATTTCCACATGGTCACAGTTTCTGACACGGGTCGAAACTGGAGCGACCAAGAAGTGCGAGCACTTATACAAGTCTGGTCCGACGAACGCATATGCAAGCAGCTGGAGAGCTCGACCAGAAAGAGGGACATCTTTGTGCAGATTTCCAACAGGTTAAAGCAACAAGGCATTGAGCGGGACTGGAAACAGTGCCACACCAAGTACAAAAACCTGAAGTACCTTTACCGGTCCCTACAAAGGGGAAAGACTGATGAAGCTGACCCCAGACGCCTCATGAGGTTCTATGATGAGGTGGAAGCCATTATGAATCATGCTAGTAATGGCTCAACGCATGATGGAGGAGCCGTTGATGCCGCACATTCAGGCGTACTAGCAACACTGGACGGTTCTGAGGAAAACCATGAGGACGATGTCTACCTGACAAAGATAAACAGTGTGACAGAAGTGGTGGAAGAAATGGATGAAAGAACTTGTAGTTCCGATTCTGTCTCTTCTATAGCCACAGACGTTGCATCAAATGCCAATGATCCAAAGCTGCATGCAGTCAAGGACAACCGTCTGGATCAACACCACAGACTGACGA GCActtcagaaagagaaaataccTCTTCGGCTAACAGAGGAATGAAGAGGAAAGCTGTGGATCAAG acttCACACTGCAGACGGCAGCAAAAAAACCGAACACTGGCCATGACTCTGCTCATAAACTGGAGGCCCAGTGCAAAGAGGAGCAGGAGCACATCCCAATTATAAAGATCAAATCCGTCTGTTCAATGGCCCATCCTAATCCATCTTCACAAAGACAG GACTGTCCACGATCAAACAGGACCATGGCTTCCACTTCAG AGTTGAACATCGGTCAGAAGCTCAATGAGGGAAAGACAAAGCAGATTTTTGAGCTCGTCGACCAACCCggactggttctggtccagtccAAAGATCAGATCACCGCTGGGAATGCTGTGAGGAAAGATCAGATGGAGGGCAAGGCTGCCATCGCAAATAAAACGACGAGCTGCGTGTTCAAACTGCTCCGGGAATCTG GCATCAAGACTGCCTTTGTGAAGCAGCACACAGACACGGCGTTCATCGCAGCCCACTGTGAGATGATTCCCATCGAGTGGGTGTGTCGCAGGGTGGCAACTGGTTCCTTCCTCAAGAGGAATCCAGGTGTCAAAGAGGGCTATCGCTTCACCCCTTTGAAGATGGAGATGTTCTTTAAA GACGATGCCAACAATGATCCGCAGTGGTCAGAGGAGCAGCTGCTGGAGGCTAAATTCTGCCTGGCTGGGCTCACTGTTGGACAGTGCGAAGTGGACATCATGAATCGCAGCACTGTGGCCATTTTTGAGATTCTAGAGAAGGCTTGGGCTACCCAGAACTGCACTCTGGTGGACATGAAG ATAGAGTTTGGTGTAAATGTGAAAACACAAGAGATCGTTCTTGCTGATGTGATTGACAATGATTCATGGAGACTCTGGCCAGCTGGAGATCGGAGTCAGCAAAAAGATAAACAG gtctaCCGAGATCTGAAAGAAGTTACTCCAGAGGCAATGCAGATGGTGAAGAGAAACTTTGAGTGGGTTTCTGAAAGGGTCAAG CTGCTGTTGGAGCCCCAGGCCAATGGGAGGGTGGTGGTTCTGATGGGCTCCACCTCAGACATAGCCCACTGTGAAAAAATCAGGAAGGCCTGTACCTCCTATGGGATCCCCTGCATCCTCAGGGTCACTTCAGCCCATAAGGGTCCGGATGAGACTCTTCGCATCAAAGCAGAATATGAAG GTGATGGCATCCCCACTGTTTTTGTGGCTGTAGCCGGCAGAagtaatggtcttgggcctgtGATGTCTGGAAACACAGTGTATCCTGTTATCAACTGCCCTCCTCTCACTCCAGACTGGGGAGCCCAAGATGTCTGGTCTTCCCTTCGTATGCCAACTG GCCTCGGCTGCTCCACAGTCCTTTCTCCTGAGGCTGCGGCTAAGTTTGCAGCGCAGATCTTTGGTTTGACCGACCACCTGGTGTGGTGCAAACTGAGGGCCTCCATGCTCAACACATGGGTGGCTCTCAAGCTGGCAGACAAAAAGTTACAGGCCTGCAGCCTCTAA
- the ppat gene encoding amidophosphoribosyltransferase, giving the protein MEFEESGIGEECGVFGCVAAGEWPTQLEVAQVLTLGLVALQHRGQESAGIVTSNGASPPTYTSHKGMGLVSHAFPPEALLKLRYGNLGICHTRYSTTGISELQNCQPFVVDTLHGKIAVAHNGELVNARALRKKVMRHGVGLSTSSDSELITQLLALTPPMEELDTPDWVARIKNLMTETPTSYSLLVMFKDVIYAVRDPYGNRPFSIGRLVPISKLHSRAAGEEDTEGWVVSSESCSFQSIGAKYYREVLPGEIVQISKHGVKSLSVVPRPEGDLPAFCIFEYVYFARPDSIFEGQMVYTVRQRCGRQLAIEAPTDADVVSTVPESATPAALGYAQQSGLPYTEVLCKNRYVGRTFIQPNTRLRQLGVAKKFGVLTDNFAGKRVVIIDDSIVRGNTISPIIKLLREAGATEVHIRVASPPIKFPCYMGINIPTKEELIANKPEFKDIAGYIGADSVEYLTVEGLVSAVQEGITSFQEDKISSNNKSSQRMGHCTACLTGKYPVELEW; this is encoded by the exons ATGGAGTTTGAGGAGTCCGGGATCGGGGAGGAGTGCGGAGTTTTTGGGTGTGTTGCTGCTGGAGAGTGGCCCACACAACTGGAGGTGGCTCAGGTCCTAACTCTGGGATTGGTGGCGTTACAGCACAG GGGTCAGGAAAGTGCTGGAATTGTCACAAGTAatggagccagtccacccacaTACACAAGCCACAAG GGCATGGGATTAGTGAGCCATGCTTTCCCACCCGAGGCTCTTCTGAAGCTGCGCTATGGTAACCTCGGCATTTGTCACACACGCTATTCAACTACTGGGATCTCAGAGCTGCAGAACTGCCAGCCCTTTGTGGTGGATACGCTGCATGGCAAGATTGCTGTGGCACACAATGGAGAGCTGGTTAATGCCCGTGCCTTGAGGAAAAAG GTGATGCGCCACGGTGTCGGCCTCTCTACCAGCTCAGACAGCGAGCTTATTACACAGCTGCTGGCTTTAACTCCACCCATGGAGgagctggacacacctgattgGGTTGCCAG AATTAAAAATCTCATGACTGAAACTCCTACATCGTACTCACTGTTGGTCATGTTCAAAGATGTTATCTATGCGGTGCGTGACCCTTATGGGAATCGACCCTTCAGCATCGGACGGCTGGTACCCATCTCCAAGCTCCACAGTAGAG CTGCaggagaggaggacactgaagGGTGGGTTGTGTCATCGGAATCTTGCAGCTTCCAGTCAATCGGAGCCAA GTATTACAGAGAGGTCTTACCAGGTGAGATCGTCCAGATTTCCAAGCATGGTGTCAAGTCTCTGAGTGTTGTGCCCCGCCCTGAAGGAGACCTTCCTGCCTTCTGCATTTTTGAATATGTTTATTTTGCCAGACCAGACTCGATTTTTGAAG GGCAGATGGTGTATACCGTGAGGCAGCGCTGCGGGCGGCAGTTAGCCATCGAGGCTCCAACAGATGCTGACGTGGTCAGCACTGTGCCAGAGTCTGCCACCCCAGCAGCTCTGGGCTATGCTCAGCAG TCTGGTCTTCCATACACTGAGGTTCTGTGTAAGAACCGCTACGTTGGCAGAACATTTATTCAGCCAAATACCCGCTTGAGGCAGCTAGGTGTTGCTAAGAAGTTTGGGGTGTTGACGGACAACTTTGCTGGGAAACGTGTGGTGATTATTGATGACTCTATCGTGAGAGGCAACACAATCTCCCCCATCATTAAACTGCTGCGGGAGGCTGGTGCAACAGAG GTCCACATCAGGGTGGCGTCTCCACCTATCAAGTTTCCGTGTTACATGGGCATCAACATTCCAACAAAGGAGGAGCTGATTGCCAACAAGCCAGAGTTTAAAGACATTGCTGGTTATATTG GTGCTGACAGTGTGGAGTATCTAACCGTGGAGGGCCTCGTATCAGCTGTCCAGGAGGGGATTACCTCCTTCCAAGAGGATAAGATCAGCTCCAATAACAAGTCCAGCCAGAGAATGGGCCACTGCACTGCCTGCCTGACTGGGAAATATCCAGTGGAGCTGGAGTGGTAA
- the nrl gene encoding neural retina-specific leucine zipper protein gives MSSPSLPMPSLPPSPLAMEYLNDFDLLKFEVKSDTPPLPPPCAYPKTGLTHDPSSSPYTSHPPQDSSLSSSPYNSLPPSPTLSDAHPPPSGSSSLSSSSSSISFPLSISNSFTSGISSGSQGNVEGSPAHGGPQGPTPASLEDLIWLAALQQQFGGEVTGPATLLGALGGVPDRGDRERGPVNGFLGCEDAVEALLNSAAAAVSSQFPGLSQSSSSNLGDSSSDSGGDISCAKAADMCHRPLVFLSSAPPSLPNAAPASGPYPQPLSPQGRLHHHQHHHHQHHPHHPMHGNHHHHHHQQVSQCGVNERFSDEQLVSLSVRELNRHLRGVSKDEVVRLKQKRRTLKNRGYAQSCRYKRLQHRHALESEKHVLTQQLEQLQCELTRVLRERDAYKARYEKLLSTNHSNGSDAHPTRTSNPPSPPPDYFL, from the exons ATGTCCTCTCCTTCCCTCCCCATGCCTTCTCTCCCCCCCAGCCCTCTGGCCATGGAGTACCTAAATGACTTTGATCTCCTCAAGTTTGAGGTGAAATCTGACACTCCTCCACTCCCCCCTCCATGCGCATATCCCAAAACTGGCCTCACCCATGACCCTTCCAGCTCTCCGTACACTAGTCACCCTCCACAGGATTCCAGTTTGAGCTCCAGTCCTTACAATTCGTTGCCACCTTCGCCTACACTCAGTGATGCCCACCCACCACCTTCAGGCTCTTCCTCCCTttcctcatcatcctcttccATCTCCTTCCCCCTCTCGATATCCAACAGCTTCACGTCTGGTATCAGCTCTGGCTCTCAGGGGAATGTGGAGGGCAGCCCGGCCCATGGAGGCCCTCAGGGTCCTACCCCTGCCTCACTGGAGGACTTGATCTGGCTGGCAGCGCTGCAACAACAGTTTGGAGGTGAGGTGACGGGGCCTGCCACATTGCTGGGGGCTTTAGGAGGAGTGCCAGACAGAGGGGACAGAGAAAGGGGGCCAGTGAATGGCTTCCTGGGCTGTGAGGATGCTGTGGAGGCTTTGCTGAACTCggctgctgcagctgtcagCTCACAG TTCCCAGGTCTTTCTCAAAGTTCGAGCAGCAACCTGGGAGACTCTAGCAGCGACAGTGGAGGAGATATCTCTTGCGCCAAGGCAGCAGATATGTGCCATCGGCCACTTGTCTTCCTGTCATCTGCCCCACCCTCGCTTCCCAACGCCGCCCCTGCCTCGGGTCCCTACCCGCAACCCCTCAGCCCTCAGGGTCGCCTTCATCACCAccaacatcaccatcaccagcatcatCCACACCACCCCATGCATGGcaaccatcaccatcatcaccaccaacaAGTCAGTCAG TGTGGGGTGAATGAGCGCTTCTCTGATGAGCAGCTGGTGAGCCTGTCGGTGCGCGAGCTGAACCGACACCTGCGTGGAGTGAGCAAGGATGAGGTGGTGCGCCTGAAGCAGAAACGCCGCACGCTAAAGAACCGTGGCTATGCCCAGTCTTGCCGCTACAAACGTTTGCAGCACCGCCATGCTCTGGAGTCAGAAAAACATGTCCTCACACAacag CTGGAACAGTTACAGTGTGAGCTGACTCGAGTGCTGAGGGAGAGAGATGCCTACAAGGCTCGCTACGAGAAGCTCCTCAGCACAAACCACAGCAATGGCAGTGATGCCCATCCAACACGCACCAGCAACCCACCTTCCCCACCCCCTGATTACTTCCTCTGA
- the paics gene encoding multifunctional protein ADE2 isoform X2: MLGRLPVTWLAFRCCDWFCESIEERDWLSADDCPRSNRTMASTSELNIGQKLNEGKTKQIFELVDQPGLVLVQSKDQITAGNAVRKDQMEGKAAIANKTTSCVFKLLRESGIKTAFVKQHTDTAFIAAHCEMIPIEWVCRRVATGSFLKRNPGVKEGYRFTPLKMEMFFKDDANNDPQWSEEQLLEAKFCLAGLTVGQCEVDIMNRSTVAIFEILEKAWATQNCTLVDMKIEFGVNVKTQEIVLADVIDNDSWRLWPAGDRSQQKDKQVYRDLKEVTPEAMQMVKRNFEWVSERVKLLLEPQANGRVVVLMGSTSDIAHCEKIRKACTSYGIPCILRVTSAHKGPDETLRIKAEYEGDGIPTVFVAVAGRSNGLGPVMSGNTVYPVINCPPLTPDWGAQDVWSSLRMPTGLGCSTVLSPEAAAKFAAQIFGLTDHLVWCKLRASMLNTWVALKLADKKLQACSL; this comes from the exons ATGTTGGGGCGTCTTCCTGTCACGTGGTTAGCATTCCGCTGCTGTGATTGGTTTTGTGAATCAATCGAGGAACGTGATTGGCTGTCAGCGGAC GACTGTCCACGATCAAACAGGACCATGGCTTCCACTTCAG AGTTGAACATCGGTCAGAAGCTCAATGAGGGAAAGACAAAGCAGATTTTTGAGCTCGTCGACCAACCCggactggttctggtccagtccAAAGATCAGATCACCGCTGGGAATGCTGTGAGGAAAGATCAGATGGAGGGCAAGGCTGCCATCGCAAATAAAACGACGAGCTGCGTGTTCAAACTGCTCCGGGAATCTG GCATCAAGACTGCCTTTGTGAAGCAGCACACAGACACGGCGTTCATCGCAGCCCACTGTGAGATGATTCCCATCGAGTGGGTGTGTCGCAGGGTGGCAACTGGTTCCTTCCTCAAGAGGAATCCAGGTGTCAAAGAGGGCTATCGCTTCACCCCTTTGAAGATGGAGATGTTCTTTAAA GACGATGCCAACAATGATCCGCAGTGGTCAGAGGAGCAGCTGCTGGAGGCTAAATTCTGCCTGGCTGGGCTCACTGTTGGACAGTGCGAAGTGGACATCATGAATCGCAGCACTGTGGCCATTTTTGAGATTCTAGAGAAGGCTTGGGCTACCCAGAACTGCACTCTGGTGGACATGAAG ATAGAGTTTGGTGTAAATGTGAAAACACAAGAGATCGTTCTTGCTGATGTGATTGACAATGATTCATGGAGACTCTGGCCAGCTGGAGATCGGAGTCAGCAAAAAGATAAACAG gtctaCCGAGATCTGAAAGAAGTTACTCCAGAGGCAATGCAGATGGTGAAGAGAAACTTTGAGTGGGTTTCTGAAAGGGTCAAG CTGCTGTTGGAGCCCCAGGCCAATGGGAGGGTGGTGGTTCTGATGGGCTCCACCTCAGACATAGCCCACTGTGAAAAAATCAGGAAGGCCTGTACCTCCTATGGGATCCCCTGCATCCTCAGGGTCACTTCAGCCCATAAGGGTCCGGATGAGACTCTTCGCATCAAAGCAGAATATGAAG GTGATGGCATCCCCACTGTTTTTGTGGCTGTAGCCGGCAGAagtaatggtcttgggcctgtGATGTCTGGAAACACAGTGTATCCTGTTATCAACTGCCCTCCTCTCACTCCAGACTGGGGAGCCCAAGATGTCTGGTCTTCCCTTCGTATGCCAACTG GCCTCGGCTGCTCCACAGTCCTTTCTCCTGAGGCTGCGGCTAAGTTTGCAGCGCAGATCTTTGGTTTGACCGACCACCTGGTGTGGTGCAAACTGAGGGCCTCCATGCTCAACACATGGGTGGCTCTCAAGCTGGCAGACAAAAAGTTACAGGCCTGCAGCCTCTAA